A DNA window from Mycobacterium sp. IDR2000157661 contains the following coding sequences:
- a CDS encoding bifunctional FO biosynthesis protein CofGH — protein sequence MALNPRRDADLPSPVVPRKAPAGSPSGLRRVLRRARDGVALNVEEAALAMTARGDDLADLCASAARVRDAGLQAAGRRGAAGRLPISYSRKVFIPVTHLCRDKCHYCTFVTVPGRLRAEGRGMYLEPDEILDVARRGAEMGCKEALFTLGDRPEARWDEARQWLDERGYDSTLDYVRAMAIRVLEETGLLPHLNPGVMSWSELSRLKPVAPSMGMMLETTSRRLFETRGLVHHGSPDKDPAVRLRTLADAGRLSIPFTTGLLVGIGETLPERAETIHAIRRSHKEFGHVQEVIVQNFRAKDHTAMAATPDAGFEDFLATVAVTRLVMGPKMRIQAPPNLVSRSECLALIGAGVDDWGGVSPLTPDHVNPERPWPALDELSAVTAEAGYDLVQRLTAQPQYVQAGAAWIDPRVRGHVDALADPDTGYAVDVNPVGRPWQEPDEAWESLGRTDLHSAIDAEGRLTETRSDLGSAFGDWESIREKVGELAARAPERVDTDVLAALRAAEADPAGLTDDEYLALAAADGPALDAVAALADSLRRDTVGDDVTYVVNRNINFTNICYTGCRFCAFAQRKGDADAYSLSVDDVADRAWEAHVSGATEVCMQGGIDPELPVTGYADLVRAVKARVPSMHVHAFSPMEIANGVTRSGLSIREWLISLREAGLDSIPGTAAEILDDEVRWVLTKGKLPTSMWIDVVTTAHDVGLRSSSTMMYGHVDHPRHWVGHLRVLREIQDRTGGFTEFVPLPFVHQSSPLYLAGGARPGPTHRDNRAVHALARIMLHDRIANIQTSWVKLGVERTQVMLNGGANDLGGTLMEETISRMAGSENGSAKSVEELTAIAEGIGRPARQRSTTYAPLAA from the coding sequence GTGGCTCTGAACCCCCGGCGCGACGCCGACCTGCCCAGCCCGGTGGTCCCACGGAAAGCTCCGGCGGGGTCCCCTTCCGGGCTGCGGCGCGTGCTGCGCCGAGCGCGCGACGGGGTCGCCCTCAACGTCGAGGAAGCCGCGCTCGCGATGACGGCCCGCGGCGACGACCTCGCCGACCTGTGTGCCAGCGCGGCGCGGGTCCGCGACGCGGGTCTGCAGGCCGCCGGGCGCCGCGGGGCCGCCGGCCGATTGCCGATCAGCTATTCGCGAAAGGTGTTCATCCCCGTCACGCACCTGTGCCGCGACAAGTGCCACTACTGCACGTTCGTCACCGTTCCCGGGCGGCTGCGCGCCGAGGGTCGCGGCATGTACCTCGAGCCCGACGAGATACTCGACGTCGCACGCCGAGGCGCCGAAATGGGTTGCAAGGAAGCCTTGTTCACGCTCGGTGACCGGCCCGAGGCCCGCTGGGACGAGGCGCGGCAGTGGCTCGACGAGCGCGGCTACGACTCGACGCTTGACTACGTGCGGGCCATGGCCATCCGCGTGCTCGAGGAGACGGGTCTGCTGCCGCACCTGAATCCGGGTGTGATGAGCTGGTCGGAGCTGTCGCGGCTCAAGCCGGTCGCACCGTCGATGGGCATGATGCTCGAGACCACGTCGCGGCGGCTGTTCGAGACCAGGGGACTGGTGCACCACGGCAGCCCGGACAAGGATCCGGCGGTCCGGCTGCGCACCCTGGCCGACGCGGGCCGGCTGTCGATCCCGTTCACCACCGGCCTGCTGGTCGGGATCGGCGAGACGCTGCCCGAACGCGCCGAGACCATCCACGCGATCCGCCGGTCACACAAGGAGTTCGGGCATGTCCAGGAAGTGATCGTGCAGAACTTTCGCGCCAAGGATCACACCGCGATGGCCGCGACGCCGGATGCGGGCTTCGAGGACTTCCTGGCGACGGTGGCGGTCACCCGGCTGGTGATGGGGCCGAAGATGCGGATCCAGGCGCCGCCGAACCTGGTCTCACGCTCCGAATGTCTCGCCCTGATCGGCGCGGGCGTCGACGACTGGGGTGGCGTCTCGCCGCTGACGCCCGACCACGTCAACCCCGAGCGGCCGTGGCCCGCCCTCGACGAGTTGTCGGCGGTCACCGCCGAGGCCGGCTACGACCTGGTCCAACGACTGACGGCGCAGCCACAGTACGTGCAGGCGGGAGCGGCCTGGATCGATCCGCGGGTGCGCGGCCACGTCGACGCGCTGGCCGACCCCGACACCGGATACGCGGTCGACGTCAACCCCGTGGGCCGGCCGTGGCAGGAGCCGGATGAAGCGTGGGAGTCGTTGGGGCGCACTGACTTACATTCGGCGATCGACGCAGAGGGTCGGCTGACCGAGACCCGCAGCGACCTCGGCAGCGCCTTCGGCGACTGGGAGTCGATCCGCGAGAAGGTCGGTGAGTTGGCGGCACGGGCACCCGAACGCGTCGACACCGATGTGCTGGCGGCGTTGCGCGCGGCCGAAGCCGACCCGGCGGGGCTGACCGACGACGAGTACCTGGCGCTGGCCGCTGCCGACGGGCCGGCGCTGGACGCCGTTGCCGCGCTGGCCGACTCGTTGCGCCGCGATACCGTCGGCGATGACGTCACCTACGTGGTCAACCGCAACATCAACTTCACCAACATCTGCTACACCGGCTGCCGGTTCTGTGCGTTCGCGCAACGCAAGGGTGACGCGGACGCCTATTCGCTGTCGGTCGACGACGTCGCCGACCGGGCGTGGGAGGCGCACGTGTCGGGGGCGACCGAGGTGTGCATGCAGGGCGGCATCGATCCCGAACTGCCCGTCACCGGCTACGCCGACCTGGTTCGGGCGGTCAAGGCCCGCGTGCCGTCGATGCACGTGCACGCCTTCTCGCCGATGGAGATCGCCAACGGTGTCACCCGCAGCGGCCTGTCGATCCGCGAGTGGCTGATCAGCCTGCGTGAAGCCGGGCTGGACTCCATCCCCGGCACCGCAGCGGAGATCCTCGACGACGAGGTGCGTTGGGTGCTGACCAAGGGCAAGCTGCCCACGTCGATGTGGATCGACGTGGTGACGACCGCGCACGACGTCGGCCTGCGGTCGAGCTCGACGATGATGTACGGGCATGTCGACCACCCGCGCCACTGGGTCGGCCATCTGCGGGTGCTGCGCGAGATCCAAGACCGCACAGGCGGATTCACTGAGTTCGTGCCGCTGCCGTTCGTGCATCAGAGCTCGCCGCTGTACCTGGCCGGGGGCGCCAGGCCCGGCCCGACGCACCGCGACAACCGCGCCGTGCATGCCCTCGCGCGCATCATGCTGCACGACAGGATCGCCAACATCCAGACCAGCTGGGTCAAGCTCGGCGTCGAGCGCACCCAGGTGATGCTCAACGGCGGCGCCAACGACCTCGGCGGCACGCTGATGGAGGAGACCATCTCGCGGATGGCCGGCTCGGAGAACGGCTCGGCCAAGAGCGTCGAGGAACTGACGGCGATCGCCGAGGGCATCGGCCGCCCGGCGCGCCAGCGCTCCACGACCTACGCGCCGCTGGCCGCCTAG